The following coding sequences are from one Selenomonas sputigena ATCC 35185 window:
- a CDS encoding anaerobic ribonucleoside triphosphate reductase: MIKNIQKRTGQIVPFDAEKITDAIRKANLESIDETFSQHQLEKLTKSVIHRIEGEETPAVEFIQDAVEKALIKNNFASTAKAYILYRAEHAKIRDAEGDLMDIYNELTFKRAKDADIKRENANIDADTAMGTMLKYGSEGSKYFIDHHILPKDIAAAHIDGDIHIHDKDFYMLTETCCQIDLLKLFKDGFSTGHGYLREPNDIRSYAALGCIAIQANQNEMHGGQAIPNFDYSMAPGVRKTFRKLYFKELANFFAITLGMKQDDAKLLAKEIRRSLLPLGITIGGADVYKAALVDFLPAHQKAQGFEEISEKLAARAHDYAYGAALDATDNATFQAMEALIHNLNTMNSRAGAQVPFSSINYGTDTSPEGRMVMKNLLLATQEGLGNGETPIFPVQIFKVKEGVNYNEGEPNYDLFRLAMETSAKRLFPNFSFLDAPFNLQYYKPGDYNTEVAYMGCRTRVMGNVHDPEREVTCGRGNLSFTSINLPRLALLAKGDLDVFYSELDSLTELVIRQLLHRFKIQCAKKGRNYPFLMGQRVWIDSEKIGPDDEIAEVLKHGTLSMGFIGLAECLKALIGKHQGESEEAQALGLAIVGHMRRRMDEEAKRTGLNFTLLATPAEGLSGRFVRLDRKKFGEIEGVTDRDYYTNSFHVPVYCPIEAAKKIRLEAPYHALTNAGHISYIEMDGDPSKNLQAFEAIVRYMHDAGIGYGSVNHPVDRDPVCGYNGIIDNICPRCGRKENGRPFERIRRITGYLVGTIDRWNNAKRAEEHDRVKHGIG, translated from the coding sequence ATGATCAAGAACATCCAGAAGCGCACGGGTCAGATCGTGCCGTTTGACGCCGAGAAGATCACCGATGCCATCCGCAAGGCGAATCTTGAGTCCATCGACGAGACATTTTCGCAGCATCAGCTTGAAAAGCTCACGAAGAGCGTCATTCACCGCATCGAAGGGGAGGAGACGCCTGCCGTTGAGTTCATCCAGGATGCCGTGGAAAAAGCGCTCATCAAGAATAACTTCGCTTCGACAGCGAAGGCGTACATCCTCTATCGCGCGGAGCACGCAAAGATCCGCGATGCCGAAGGCGACCTCATGGACATTTACAACGAGCTGACCTTCAAGCGTGCCAAGGACGCCGACATCAAGCGCGAGAACGCGAACATCGACGCCGATACGGCGATGGGCACAATGCTCAAATATGGTTCGGAAGGATCGAAGTACTTCATCGATCATCACATCCTGCCCAAGGACATCGCGGCGGCGCACATCGACGGCGACATCCACATTCACGACAAGGATTTCTACATGCTGACGGAAACGTGCTGCCAGATCGACCTCTTGAAGCTCTTCAAGGACGGCTTCTCGACGGGGCACGGCTACCTGCGCGAACCGAACGACATCCGTTCCTACGCCGCGCTCGGCTGCATCGCCATCCAGGCGAACCAAAACGAGATGCACGGCGGACAGGCGATTCCGAACTTCGACTATTCGATGGCGCCGGGCGTAAGGAAGACCTTCCGCAAGCTCTACTTCAAGGAGCTGGCGAACTTCTTTGCCATCACGCTCGGCATGAAGCAGGACGACGCGAAGCTCCTGGCCAAGGAGATTCGCCGCTCGCTCTTGCCCTTGGGCATCACGATCGGCGGCGCGGACGTCTACAAGGCGGCGCTCGTCGACTTTTTGCCCGCGCACCAGAAGGCACAGGGCTTCGAGGAGATTTCCGAAAAGCTCGCGGCACGCGCCCATGACTACGCCTACGGGGCGGCGCTCGACGCGACGGACAACGCGACCTTCCAGGCGATGGAGGCTCTCATACACAACCTCAACACGATGAACTCGCGTGCGGGCGCACAGGTGCCGTTCAGCTCGATCAACTACGGCACGGACACGTCGCCCGAAGGCCGCATGGTCATGAAGAACCTCCTGCTCGCGACGCAGGAAGGACTCGGCAACGGCGAGACGCCGATCTTCCCCGTGCAGATCTTCAAGGTCAAGGAGGGCGTGAACTACAACGAGGGCGAGCCGAACTACGATCTCTTCCGCCTCGCGATGGAGACGTCGGCAAAGCGCCTGTTTCCGAATTTCAGCTTCCTCGATGCGCCGTTCAACCTCCAGTATTACAAGCCCGGCGACTACAACACGGAGGTCGCCTACATGGGCTGCCGCACGCGCGTCATGGGCAACGTGCACGACCCCGAGCGCGAGGTCACATGCGGCCGCGGCAACCTCTCATTCACGAGCATCAACCTGCCGCGCCTCGCGCTGCTCGCCAAGGGCGATCTCGACGTCTTCTACAGCGAGCTGGACAGCCTTACGGAGCTTGTCATCCGTCAGCTTCTGCATCGCTTCAAGATCCAGTGCGCGAAAAAGGGCAGAAATTATCCGTTCCTCATGGGACAGCGCGTGTGGATCGACTCGGAGAAGATCGGTCCCGACGATGAGATCGCCGAGGTCTTGAAGCACGGCACGCTCTCGATGGGCTTCATCGGTCTCGCCGAGTGCCTGAAAGCGCTCATCGGCAAACATCAGGGCGAATCGGAAGAAGCGCAGGCTCTAGGACTTGCCATCGTCGGTCACATGCGCCGCCGCATGGACGAGGAGGCGAAGCGCACGGGGCTGAACTTCACGCTGCTCGCGACGCCTGCCGAAGGATTGTCGGGCCGCTTCGTGCGCCTCGACCGCAAGAAGTTCGGTGAAATCGAGGGCGTCACGGATCGCGACTACTATACGAACAGCTTCCACGTGCCCGTCTACTGCCCGATTGAGGCGGCGAAGAAGATCCGCCTCGAAGCGCCGTACCATGCGCTGACGAATGCCGGACACATCAGCTACATCGAGATGGACGGCGATCCGTCGAAGAACCTCCAGGCCTTCGAGGCGATCGTGCGCTACATGCACGATGCGGGCATCGGCTACGGCTCGGTCAACCATCCCGTCGACCGCGACCCCGTCTGCGGCTACAATGGTATCATCGACAACATCTGCCCGCGCTGCGGCAGAAAGGAGAACGGCCGCCCCTTCGAGCGCATCCGGCGCATCACGGGGTATCTCGTCGGCACGATCGACCGTTGGAACAACGCGAAGCGTGCTGAAGAGCATGACCGCGTCAAGCATGGCATCGGTTAA
- the nrdG gene encoding anaerobic ribonucleoside-triphosphate reductase activating protein, with product MASVKLAGTVSDSIVDGAGIRYTIFTQGCPHHCPGCQNPKTHDFAGGLEMDTKTILKDVLGNPLLTGVTLSGGEPFCQAAPLASLAHEVHAHGMDVWAYTGYTLEDLQQKKACEVDALLDEVDVLVDGAYEESERDLTLAFRGSRNQRVIDMKKTRETGEIILWQDA from the coding sequence ATGGCATCGGTTAAGCTCGCAGGAACGGTATCGGATTCCATCGTCGACGGGGCGGGAATCCGCTACACGATCTTCACGCAGGGCTGCCCGCACCATTGTCCGGGCTGCCAGAATCCCAAGACGCACGACTTCGCGGGCGGCTTGGAGATGGATACGAAGACGATCCTCAAGGACGTGCTCGGCAATCCCTTGCTGACGGGCGTGACGCTCTCGGGCGGCGAACCGTTCTGCCAGGCCGCGCCGCTCGCTTCCCTCGCACATGAGGTGCACGCGCACGGCATGGACGTCTGGGCGTATACGGGCTATACGCTCGAAGATTTGCAGCAGAAAAAGGCGTGTGAGGTGGACGCACTGCTTGATGAGGTCGACGTCCTCGTGGACGGCGCATACGAAGAGTCGGAGCGCGACCTCACGCTCGCCTTTCGCGGCAGCCGCAACCAGCGCGTGATCGACATGAAGAAGACGCGCGAAACAGGGGAAATTATCCTCTGGCAGGACGCATAA
- a CDS encoding vWA domain-containing protein, whose amino-acid sequence MADVGRRLPVYLLLDCSGSMMGEPIEAVRQGIKALLSELRGDPQALETAYLSVITFASQVRQTTKLTELMLFKEPRLEAEGCTLMGGALKLLAECVRTEVRKNTETQKGDWRPLVFLLTDGSPTDLEDFRQAAAEIKSLKLGNIIACAAGADADTSYLKQLTDNVLMMNSLSAGDMAKFFAWVSGSIKMSSKSLDAKPGAAIELPPPPKGFTVVP is encoded by the coding sequence ATGGCGGATGTTGGACGCAGACTGCCGGTGTATTTGCTTTTGGATTGCTCGGGATCGATGATGGGCGAGCCGATCGAGGCCGTGCGCCAGGGGATCAAGGCGCTCTTGTCGGAGCTTCGCGGCGACCCGCAGGCGCTTGAGACGGCGTATCTTTCGGTCATCACGTTCGCGAGCCAGGTGCGGCAGACGACGAAGCTCACGGAGCTCATGCTCTTCAAGGAGCCGCGCCTTGAGGCCGAGGGCTGCACGCTCATGGGCGGCGCTCTGAAGCTCCTCGCCGAGTGCGTGCGCACGGAGGTGCGCAAGAACACCGAGACGCAGAAGGGCGACTGGCGACCGCTCGTCTTCCTGCTGACGGACGGCAGTCCGACCGACCTGGAAGACTTTAGGCAGGCGGCGGCCGAAATCAAGTCCTTGAAGCTCGGCAATATCATCGCGTGCGCGGCGGGCGCCGATGCCGATACGAGCTACCTGAAGCAGCTGACGGACAACGTGCTGATGATGAACAGCCTGTCGGCCGGCGATATGGCGAAGTTCTTTGCATGGGTTTCCGGCTCGATCAAGATGTCGTCGAAGAGCCTCGACGCAAAGCCCGGCGCGGCCATCGAGCTGCCGCCGCCCCCGAAGGGCTTCACGGTCGTCCCCTGA
- a CDS encoding nitrous oxide-stimulated promoter family protein: protein MTAEEKRKAEMATVKKMLEIYCRAHHGNNLSLCEECEALLDYARARVERCPHMETKTFCSACQTHCYAPKMREKIREAMRYSGPRMLLHAPVMALRHMFIEWREKRR, encoded by the coding sequence ATGACAGCAGAGGAAAAGCGCAAGGCGGAGATGGCGACGGTCAAGAAAATGCTCGAAATCTACTGCCGCGCGCATCATGGCAACAATTTGAGCCTTTGCGAAGAATGTGAAGCGCTGCTCGATTATGCCCGTGCACGTGTCGAGCGCTGCCCGCACATGGAGACAAAGACGTTTTGCAGTGCGTGCCAGACGCACTGCTACGCGCCCAAGATGCGCGAAAAAATCCGCGAAGCCATGCGCTACAGCGGCCCGCGCATGCTGCTCCACGCGCCCGTCATGGCGCTTCGGCACATGTTCATCGAGTGGAGGGAGAAGCGGCGCTGA
- a CDS encoding mechanosensitive ion channel family protein gives MSFFMKLQELTWHEMTDFLLMPACIMLAALTVGIFLNKLIDRQIHERVTVGEDTAWSIFIHALRGVPVSWCMGVGVYWSIKTIDFFPTIAQFLSYILFGIIVFTLTRVAARTITGFIEMKTRTSGAALPKTTLLSSILSGVIYAMGVLIVLQYAGISVAPILTAMGVGGAALALGMQETLSNIFSGLQLILSRQIRIGDYVSISPTEEGKVADINFRFTTVQTLSGNTIIVPNQKLASSILTNYNMPAQEISVAIPVGVSYASDLDEVERVTLEVANEVMEAFDHDVESDPVVRFHTFGDSAIEFNVVLRTSSFVNQFLLKHEFIKALTRRYREEGIDIPFPVRTIVQAKE, from the coding sequence TTGTCCTTTTTTATGAAACTTCAGGAGCTGACATGGCATGAGATGACGGATTTCCTGCTCATGCCTGCGTGCATCATGCTCGCGGCGCTGACGGTCGGCATATTCCTCAACAAGCTCATCGACCGGCAGATTCACGAGAGGGTCACGGTCGGCGAGGACACGGCGTGGTCGATCTTCATCCATGCGCTGCGCGGCGTGCCCGTCTCGTGGTGCATGGGCGTCGGCGTCTACTGGTCGATCAAGACCATCGACTTCTTCCCGACGATCGCGCAGTTCCTTTCCTACATCCTCTTCGGCATCATCGTCTTCACGCTGACGCGCGTCGCTGCGCGCACGATCACGGGCTTCATCGAGATGAAGACGCGCACGAGCGGCGCGGCGCTACCGAAGACGACGCTCCTGTCCTCCATCCTTTCCGGCGTCATCTATGCCATGGGCGTGCTCATCGTCCTGCAGTACGCGGGCATCTCCGTCGCGCCGATCCTCACGGCGATGGGCGTCGGCGGCGCGGCTCTCGCCCTCGGTATGCAGGAGACGCTGTCGAACATCTTCTCGGGGCTGCAGCTCATTCTCTCGCGCCAGATCCGCATCGGCGACTATGTGAGCATCTCGCCGACGGAGGAGGGCAAGGTCGCCGACATCAACTTCCGCTTCACGACGGTGCAGACCCTGAGCGGCAATACGATCATCGTGCCGAACCAGAAGCTCGCATCGTCCATTCTCACGAACTACAACATGCCCGCGCAGGAAATCTCCGTCGCCATCCCCGTCGGCGTCAGCTACGCGAGCGATCTCGACGAGGTGGAGCGCGTGACCCTTGAGGTGGCGAACGAGGTCATGGAAGCCTTCGATCATGATGTTGAGAGCGATCCCGTCGTGCGCTTCCACACCTTCGGCGACTCCGCCATCGAGTTCAACGTCGTGCTGCGCACGAGCAGCTTCGTCAATCAGTTCCTGTTGAAGCACGAATTCATCAAGGCCTTGACGCGCCGCTACCGCGAGGAGGGCATCGACATCCCCTTCCCCGTGCGCACAATCGTGCAGGCGAAGGAATAG
- a CDS encoding carbon starvation CstA family protein — MNALMLVGCAIVVFLAAYTIYGRWLVKTWGIDETAATPAQRFEDGQDYAPASRFTVFAHQFSSITGAGPVTGPIIAAMFGWLPAFLWLLVGGVFFGAVQDFSALYASVRNEGRSMGMLIEQYIGKTGRRLFLLFCWLFTLLVIAAFADIVANTFNGFAKDGSLAVPNAAAASISMLYIFVAMGFGLFIRRMKPSGAVKFFVAIALIVAMLAVGISYPLYFDATVWRYVVFAYCFIAAVLPMWFLMQPRDYLSVFLLLGMVAGAVLGVLIANPVIEMPAFVAFEVKGQSLFPILFITIACGAVSGFHSLVSSGTSSKSIENERDMLPVGYGAMLVESLLGVVALVIVCSAATGGHLPDGTPFQIFAGAVSGFFVEFGLPKHVAACIMTMCVSALAMTTIDSVARIGRMSFQELLAPSEGEAEGAAARLLRNKYVATAITLALGYLLCLAGYMSIWPLFGAANQLLASLVLISIAVFLRTTERKGWMLYVPMTFMFLVTMSALVMSVYGIIGKLMNGGFVFLVDGLQLLLALALMTLALLVVKHCAAELVTGKAEHEARTDM; from the coding sequence ATGAATGCACTGATGCTTGTCGGGTGCGCCATCGTTGTCTTTCTCGCTGCCTACACCATCTATGGACGGTGGCTCGTGAAAACGTGGGGCATCGACGAAACCGCTGCGACGCCGGCGCAGAGATTCGAGGATGGGCAAGACTACGCGCCTGCCTCGCGCTTCACCGTCTTTGCGCATCAATTTTCCTCCATCACGGGCGCAGGCCCTGTCACGGGCCCCATCATCGCCGCCATGTTCGGCTGGCTTCCGGCGTTCCTCTGGCTGCTCGTCGGCGGCGTCTTCTTTGGCGCGGTGCAGGATTTCAGTGCGCTCTATGCGTCGGTGCGCAACGAAGGGCGCTCGATGGGCATGCTCATTGAGCAGTACATCGGCAAGACGGGGCGTCGCCTCTTCCTGCTGTTTTGCTGGCTCTTCACGTTGCTCGTCATCGCTGCCTTTGCCGACATCGTCGCGAACACGTTCAACGGCTTCGCCAAGGACGGCAGCCTCGCCGTACCAAATGCGGCGGCGGCTTCGATCTCGATGCTCTATATCTTCGTGGCAATGGGCTTCGGACTCTTCATCCGCCGCATGAAGCCCTCGGGCGCAGTGAAGTTTTTCGTCGCCATCGCGCTCATCGTCGCCATGCTTGCCGTCGGTATTTCTTATCCGCTCTATTTCGATGCGACGGTTTGGCGCTACGTCGTCTTTGCCTACTGCTTCATCGCCGCCGTCCTGCCCATGTGGTTCTTGATGCAGCCGCGTGACTACCTGAGCGTCTTCCTGCTCCTCGGCATGGTCGCGGGCGCCGTCCTCGGCGTGCTCATCGCCAATCCCGTCATCGAGATGCCCGCCTTCGTCGCCTTCGAGGTCAAGGGGCAGTCGCTCTTCCCGATCCTCTTCATCACGATCGCCTGCGGCGCTGTCTCGGGCTTCCACAGCCTCGTTTCTTCAGGCACAAGCTCGAAATCCATCGAGAACGAGCGCGACATGCTGCCCGTCGGCTACGGCGCAATGCTCGTCGAATCGCTTCTCGGCGTCGTCGCCCTCGTCATCGTCTGCTCGGCAGCGACGGGCGGGCATCTGCCGGACGGCACGCCGTTCCAGATTTTCGCGGGCGCAGTCTCGGGCTTCTTCGTGGAGTTCGGCCTGCCGAAGCATGTCGCCGCCTGCATCATGACGATGTGCGTCTCGGCGCTCGCCATGACGACGATCGATTCCGTCGCACGCATCGGACGCATGTCCTTCCAGGAGCTTCTCGCACCGTCGGAGGGCGAGGCGGAAGGCGCCGCCGCGAGGCTCCTGCGCAACAAGTACGTCGCGACGGCGATCACGCTCGCTCTCGGCTATCTGCTGTGCCTCGCGGGCTACATGAGCATCTGGCCGCTCTTCGGTGCGGCGAACCAGCTGCTCGCGTCCCTCGTCCTCATCTCCATCGCCGTCTTCCTGCGCACGACGGAACGCAAGGGCTGGATGCTCTACGTCCCCATGACCTTCATGTTCCTCGTCACGATGTCGGCGCTCGTTATGAGCGTCTATGGCATCATCGGCAAGCTTATGAACGGTGGTTTCGTATTCCTGGTCGACGGGCTGCAGCTCCTCCTCGCGCTCGCACTGATGACGCTCGCGCTTCTGGTCGTCAAGCACTGTGCCGCTGAACTCGTCACGGGCAAAGCCGAGCATGAGGCGCGTACCGATATGTGA
- a CDS encoding PP2C family serine/threonine-protein phosphatase: MTENEASADVKTEKVRLEKHAAAELSEPREGLPEASAAPPETVDKPTTPEPMEKPTTPKATGEPSALDDVLPEPMGEPPVSSAAPPEPMGTTPEPIAAQAELPKQPSEWIAIPFAPDSEPPASGAAPSKPTSEPPASTSAAAAADAEVDADAAADDASLALSDEAVLAHTASLWQYHPVPQDEPDAAPEYKTAEKRIGTADFVAARVRGKKHKHEATNCDDWFAVAAVGDIAVLAVSDGAGSKHFSRVGARAASEAAVGSIYEQLRTLDAASAKNRAAFALPLSDAAFGEACARLGAALHTGVLDARRAVLAAFHERCGQEAYTKHLGRDLALSDFAATLLVTVAVPVPELGEVLVLSCQVGDGMTCAIDTHAPYGNAVKLLGKPDSGDFSGETDFLTSEAMADIASLQRRTLVTRGACDLILTMTDGVADDYFNEQEMHRLYLDLVANGIVPGMQGAATFTRTEVELLRSLPQPAAFPWVNDKEQHIALQYASHICRKIPTTEECLWQNAHVLALAAEDTSLKGVASHAERLKIWLDNYVTRASFDDRTLALLAWKEPPHV, translated from the coding sequence TTGACGGAAAACGAAGCATCGGCTGACGTGAAAACGGAAAAGGTTCGTCTTGAAAAACATGCGGCTGCCGAGCTGTCCGAGCCAAGGGAGGGACTGCCCGAGGCGAGCGCCGCTCCGCCCGAAACGGTGGACAAGCCGACTACGCCCGAACCGATGGAGAAGCCGACTACACCTAAGGCAACGGGCGAGCCGTCTGCATTGGACGACGTTCTTCCCGAACCGATGGGCGAGCCGCCTGTATCAAGCGCTGCGCCGCCCGAACCAATGGGCACGACGCCCGAACCAATCGCCGCACAGGCAGAATTGCCGAAGCAGCCGTCCGAATGGATTGCCATACCATTCGCGCCGGACAGCGAGCCGCCCGCATCGGGCGCTGCGCCGTCCAAGCCAACGAGCGAGCCGCCCGCATCGACTTCTGCAGCCGCCGCTGCGGATGCAGAAGTCGATGCAGATGCAGCAGCGGACGATGCTTCTCTCGCCCTGAGCGATGAGGCGGTTCTCGCACATACGGCATCGCTCTGGCAGTATCATCCTGTGCCGCAGGATGAGCCGGACGCCGCGCCCGAGTACAAGACCGCGGAGAAGCGAATCGGCACGGCAGACTTCGTCGCGGCGCGTGTGCGCGGCAAGAAGCACAAGCACGAGGCGACGAACTGCGACGATTGGTTCGCGGTAGCTGCCGTCGGCGACATCGCCGTCCTTGCCGTTTCCGACGGCGCAGGCTCGAAGCACTTCTCGCGCGTCGGCGCGCGTGCGGCGAGCGAGGCCGCCGTCGGCTCGATCTACGAGCAGCTTCGTACCCTCGATGCGGCGAGCGCCAAAAATCGCGCCGCCTTCGCGCTTCCCTTGAGCGATGCGGCATTCGGCGAGGCATGCGCCAGGCTTGGCGCGGCACTTCACACGGGCGTGCTCGATGCTCGACGCGCCGTCCTCGCGGCTTTCCATGAGCGATGCGGCCAAGAGGCGTACACGAAGCATCTCGGGCGCGACCTCGCTCTCTCCGACTTCGCGGCGACGCTTCTCGTGACCGTCGCCGTGCCCGTCCCCGAGCTAGGAGAAGTCCTCGTGCTCTCATGCCAAGTCGGCGACGGCATGACCTGCGCCATCGATACGCATGCGCCCTACGGAAACGCCGTCAAGCTCCTCGGCAAGCCCGACAGCGGCGACTTCTCGGGCGAGACGGACTTTCTGACGAGCGAGGCCATGGCGGACATCGCCAGCCTGCAGAGGCGCACGCTCGTCACGCGCGGCGCCTGCGATCTCATCCTCACGATGACGGACGGCGTGGCGGACGACTACTTCAACGAGCAGGAGATGCACCGCCTCTATCTCGATCTCGTAGCGAACGGCATCGTGCCTGGCATGCAGGGAGCAGCCACGTTCACGCGCACCGAGGTTGAGCTTCTGCGCAGCCTGCCGCAGCCCGCCGCCTTCCCTTGGGTCAACGACAAGGAGCAGCACATCGCGCTGCAGTACGCGAGCCATATTTGCCGCAAAATCCCCACGACGGAAGAATGCTTGTGGCAGAACGCGCATGTGCTCGCACTCGCTGCCGAGGATACGAGCCTCAAGGGCGTCGCCTCGCACGCTGAGCGGCTGAAGATCTGGCTCGACAACTATGTGACGCGCGCCTCCTTCGACGACCGCACACTCGCGCTGCTCGCATGGAAGGAGCCTCCGCATGTCTAG
- a CDS encoding serine/threonine protein kinase — MSRPRLAEAVLADGRKIPYVITENPPQGGMKYTYFAPDKSYVVQYFLDPDAVDEALVDRLTAIIGRYNPTLAETKGGARGNTAEAATYFADLFCWPTAIVTKPEFGIVCPAYPKNFFFGRDASRQLDLAGKDKKGSWFTNRVRKYLEKAELGNFQMMLRLSIALARAVRRMHQAGLAHSDLSCNNVLVDPKSGSCVVIDIDSLVVPGLYPPEVAGTKGYIAPEVLASMDLPPGDARRIIPSLLTDLFALPVLLYQYLLKRHPLEGPKNYDLPAEEADFLIYGDKALFAEHPTDHSNRPDDLKVTIHDLGPYLEKLFLRAFVDGLHEPEARPTAFEWEKALIKTWDLLQPCANPHCPEKFFILHDTAAPRCPFCGTVVPERRVLHLKRLRRVRGKAGQWLKAGLVNVYDGLPLFSWHFTENVFPDEKAHDREVKAYITRQNGAWHLVNSGLSSLRTPEGELLPKGKALPLRPGEPFGTWEQPDGVLYIAERK, encoded by the coding sequence ATGTCTAGGCCGAGGCTCGCGGAAGCCGTCCTCGCGGACGGCAGGAAGATTCCCTACGTCATCACGGAAAACCCGCCGCAGGGCGGCATGAAATACACCTACTTCGCGCCCGACAAATCCTACGTCGTGCAGTACTTCCTCGATCCAGACGCAGTCGACGAAGCGCTCGTCGATCGGCTGACGGCGATCATCGGGCGCTACAACCCGACGCTTGCCGAGACAAAGGGCGGCGCACGCGGCAATACGGCAGAGGCGGCGACGTACTTCGCCGATCTCTTCTGCTGGCCGACGGCGATCGTCACGAAGCCCGAGTTCGGCATTGTCTGCCCCGCCTATCCGAAGAACTTCTTCTTTGGGCGCGACGCCTCGCGCCAGCTCGACCTCGCGGGCAAGGACAAAAAGGGCAGCTGGTTCACGAACCGCGTGCGCAAGTATCTCGAAAAGGCGGAGCTTGGCAACTTCCAGATGATGTTGCGCCTCTCCATCGCGCTCGCACGCGCCGTGCGCCGCATGCACCAAGCGGGACTCGCGCATTCCGACCTCTCGTGCAACAACGTCCTCGTCGATCCCAAGAGCGGCAGCTGCGTCGTCATCGACATCGACTCGCTCGTCGTTCCCGGCCTGTACCCGCCCGAGGTCGCGGGCACGAAGGGCTACATCGCGCCCGAGGTGCTCGCCTCGATGGATCTTCCGCCAGGCGATGCGCGCCGCATCATCCCCAGCCTTCTGACCGACCTCTTCGCGCTGCCCGTGCTTCTCTATCAGTACCTGCTCAAGCGTCATCCGCTCGAAGGGCCGAAGAACTACGACCTGCCCGCCGAGGAAGCCGACTTCCTGATCTACGGGGACAAGGCGCTCTTCGCCGAACATCCGACCGATCATTCCAACCGCCCGGACGATCTCAAGGTCACAATTCATGATCTCGGGCCATACCTCGAAAAGCTCTTCCTGCGCGCCTTCGTCGACGGTCTGCACGAGCCGGAGGCGCGTCCCACGGCATTCGAGTGGGAAAAGGCGCTCATCAAGACGTGGGATCTCCTGCAGCCGTGCGCGAATCCGCACTGCCCCGAGAAATTCTTCATCCTGCATGATACCGCTGCACCGCGCTGCCCCTTCTGCGGCACCGTCGTGCCCGAGCGCCGCGTGCTGCACCTCAAGCGTCTGCGGCGCGTGCGCGGCAAGGCCGGCCAATGGCTGAAAGCGGGACTTGTCAATGTCTACGACGGCCTGCCGCTCTTCTCTTGGCACTTCACGGAAAACGTCTTCCCCGACGAGAAGGCGCACGACCGCGAGGTCAAAGCCTACATCACGCGCCAAAACGGCGCATGGCATCTCGTGAACAGCGGCCTCTCCTCCCTGCGCACGCCCGAAGGAGAGCTTCTGCCCAAGGGAAAGGCGCTGCCCCTTCGGCCAGGCGAACCATTCGGTACCTGGGAGCAGCCCGACGGCGTCCTCTATATCGCCGAGAGGAAATGA
- the htpX gene encoding zinc metalloprotease HtpX has product MNTIKTTILMALMMILLVVLGGAIGGKGGAMMMFVVSLAMNFFSYWFSDSIVLRMYGARPLTEREAPELYHLVADLAARAGLPMPKVCLVESMTPNAFATGRSPSHAAVAVTRGIVGMLSREELSGVLAHELSHIKHRDTLISTIAAAMGSAISMLAYMAQWSAIFGRSDDDEGAGGIVGTLLAVLVAPLAATLIQLAISRSREYDADKSGGEICGNPRYLARALEKISGTVQSMPPMREAETQPATSNLFIINPLAGSRQAFVNLFSTHPSTAERVARLEEQARLLDR; this is encoded by the coding sequence ATGAATACGATAAAAACAACGATCTTGATGGCGCTCATGATGATCCTTCTCGTCGTCTTGGGCGGTGCGATCGGCGGCAAGGGCGGTGCGATGATGATGTTCGTCGTCTCTTTGGCGATGAATTTCTTCTCCTATTGGTTCAGCGACAGCATTGTGCTTCGAATGTACGGCGCACGTCCGCTGACGGAGAGGGAAGCGCCCGAACTTTACCATCTTGTGGCAGATCTTGCGGCGCGCGCGGGACTGCCCATGCCGAAGGTCTGTCTGGTCGAATCTATGACGCCGAATGCCTTTGCGACGGGGCGCAGTCCCTCGCACGCCGCCGTCGCCGTCACGCGCGGTATCGTCGGCATGTTGAGCCGCGAGGAGCTTTCGGGCGTGCTCGCGCATGAGCTTTCGCACATCAAGCACCGCGACACCTTGATCTCGACGATTGCCGCCGCCATGGGCAGCGCGATTTCCATGCTTGCCTACATGGCGCAGTGGAGCGCGATCTTCGGCCGCTCGGACGATGACGAGGGGGCGGGCGGCATCGTCGGCACGCTTCTCGCCGTCCTCGTAGCGCCGCTCGCGGCGACGCTCATCCAGCTCGCGATCTCGCGCTCCCGCGAGTACGACGCCGACAAGTCGGGCGGCGAGATCTGCGGCAATCCGCGCTATCTCGCGCGGGCGCTCGAAAAGATCTCCGGCACGGTACAGTCCATGCCGCCGATGCGCGAGGCCGAGACGCAGCCTGCGACGAGCAATCTCTTCATCATCAACCCTCTCGCCGGCTCGCGCCAGGCCTTCGTGAACCTCTTCTCCACGCACCCCTCGACCGCCGAGCGCGTCGCCAGACTCGAAGAGCAGGCGCGGCTTCTGGACAGGTGA